The genome window AGATTGCGTCCAGCGGCAGCAATTCCCGAAGAATAGGTACGGTAACGTTGATCTGTTATGTTTTCTAAAATTGCCGTAGCCGTTAAACCCTTGTTGATTTTGTAACTGGATCTCAAATTCATGGTGTACCATCGCGGCGAGTAAGGGTTTCCATTCTTGTCCAACGCATATAAATAAGGGCGAGATTGCTGGCTAGGTGCCAAGTCATTGAATTCAAACTGACCGTTAAACATAACAAAAGCGTCCAATTGTAATCGATCATTTTGATACACCATGTGCGCATCACCAAAACTAGGGGACACATGGCGCACTGCCACTTTAGAACCATCAAGTTCCTTTTGCTCCCCATTGAGCCAGTTGTAATGGCCGTAGATGCGCACCTGGTCATTAATCTCGTATTGTGCCCCTATTTCTACGCCATAAACAATGCTGCTTTCGGCATTTTGTATGGCTTGTACCTGACTTAATTCTCCTTGATACAAAATCATGTCCTCACCGTTGAGTTGGTAATTTCTAGGAACTAAAGCATCTTTTAAATAAGTATAGTAACCCGAAATGTCAAAAGTGAATTTATCATTGATGCGTTTTTTAACCCCTAACTCTGAGTTATAAGAATACTCTGATTCTAGATCTGGATTAGGAATAATCACGGTTCCTGGGCTAGGGTCAAAGATCTTACCTATATCATCCACATTAGGTGCTCTAAAAGCCGTACTGAAATTAGCTCTCAACTCCCAGGTTTTCTCTAGAAGATATGTGGCCCCAAGCGCACCCGTTAATGCACCAGTACTCAATTGTGCCTCCTCAAAAGGGAAGTCGTAAAATTGGTCGTCAAATCGAGCATCTAGCCATATGTGATTGTACCTCAACCCTGACTGCACGACAAGCTTGGAATCTACTCTCCATTGGTAATTTGCATATGCTGCTAGTGATCTCCAGGAGGAACCATCGGGATACCTGCTCGGCGCAGCTCCCCGTTGCTCTGTATCAATATCAAATACGCTACCTATAGAGCCTACGCGATTGTGAATAAATTCTGTGCCGTAAAACAACACATTATTCTCTCTGTTGCGCCTTTCAAAATCAACAGAAGTTGTCCATACATCAACTTGCTCTTTGGTCTGAAACAGCTCTGAATCTTGAAAAGAGCGGTTGTTGCGGCTTTCTTGAAACTGCTGATATGCTTGAGAGAATATAGCTTTATCGTACCATTTTCCATCACCTCTATGTGTAGCTTTGGCATTTACCATCAACCATTTTTGAGGGCCGTAATACCATTGTGCACTACGGGGATTTCCATTATCTCTATATCTGGTCAGCACATCGTATCTAGAGAAGTTACCTGTAGCTGTATAAATCAATCCCATATCAACTTCCCAACGTTGATTAGGTTGGTAACTGAATTTTTGTAATAAATTTATTTGATCGTAAGCTGTAGGAATTTGTTTTTCTGGATCTCCATTAGCTATAAGCACATCTTGTACGTTAATTCTATCTACATACTGATTTCTAAGGTATTCATCTGGTCCATGAGAACCCATCTTCAAATCTCCAAAAGAATTCATGCTGATACTGGTTACAGCAGCAAACTTCTCTGTACCATAATTAAAATCTAAATGCGCTGTGTTTTCATTATTGGCAGCAGCATATCTTAGAACTGCATTCCCAGAAAACAAAGTAGAATCTGAGGCAAATTGAGGTTTTTTTGTGTAAAAATTCATTACCCCACCTATCGCATCGCTACCATAAACAACGCTTCCTGGACCTAAAATAACCTCCGTATGATCAATACTTAAAGGGTCAATAGAAATGACATTCTGAAGATTCCCGCCTCTAAAAATAGCATTGTTCATGCGCACTCCGTCCACTGTAATCAATAATCTGTTAGTTGAAAATCCTCTTATTAAGGGACTTCCGCCGCCTTGTTGTGATTTTTGAACATAAACTTGTCCTGACTGTTGTAATAAGTCTGCGCTGGTCTGTGGGTTACTAAACAGCACC of Nonlabens sp. Ci31 contains these proteins:
- a CDS encoding TonB-dependent receptor plug domain-containing protein codes for the protein MKLAPILFVFLGFFSTAQTVTILNKVTQEKLASVAVYNKDKSVSAISDFEGQVSLDMFSKFDRIYFQSMAFETYVIDKRDIKSRGEQILMTPRSEKINPIVISASKFEQRKQDIPQKIISQSAEEVLFSNPQTSADLLQQSGQVYVQKSQQGGGSPLIRGFSTNRLLITVDGVRMNNAIFRGGNLQNVISIDPLSIDHTEVILGPGSVVYGSDAIGGVMNFYTKKPQFASDSTLFSGNAVLRYAAANNENTAHLDFNYGTEKFAAVTSISMNSFGDLKMGSHGPDEYLRNQYVDRINVQDVLIANGDPEKQIPTAYDQINLLQKFSYQPNQRWEVDMGLIYTATGNFSRYDVLTRYRDNGNPRSAQWYYGPQKWLMVNAKATHRGDGKWYDKAIFSQAYQQFQESRNNRSFQDSELFQTKEQVDVWTTSVDFERRNRENNVLFYGTEFIHNRVGSIGSVFDIDTEQRGAAPSRYPDGSSWRSLAAYANYQWRVDSKLVVQSGLRYNHIWLDARFDDQFYDFPFEEAQLSTGALTGALGATYLLEKTWELRANFSTAFRAPNVDDIGKIFDPSPGTVIIPNPDLESEYSYNSELGVKKRINDKFTFDISGYYTYLKDALVPRNYQLNGEDMILYQGELSQVQAIQNAESSIVYGVEIGAQYEINDQVRIYGHYNWLNGEQKELDGSKVAVRHVSPSFGDAHMVYQNDRLQLDAFVMFNGQFEFNDLAPSQQSRPYLYALDKNGNPYSPRWYTMNLRSSYKINKGLTATAILENITDQRYRTYSSGIAAAGRNLILSLRYVF